GGATCGCCGGCGAGCTGCCGAAGCTGCGTCTCGATCTCGGCGCGCAGCGCATCGGCGCTGATCGTCTGCGCCGGGCTCGAGATCACGACCTGCGCCGGAATACGCACGGCCAAGTCCCGCCCGCCCGCCTGGCGGATGCGCCCGGCGATGAACGAGCCCGTGAGCACGCGCTCGTCGCCCAGCGGCGGGGCCTTGGCGACGAAGACATCCGCCAGCTCCGCCGGCAATCCCGCGAGAATCAGGTCGCCGAGCAGCACGCGGTCGCCGTGCGCTTCGATACGCTCGCGCACCGCCAGCTCCGCCGCGCTCGCAATCGTCGCCGTACCCACCAGGGTGGTGACGACGGCGAACAAGGCGATGGCGACGACGCGTTTCAAGACAACCTCAAACGATGCGGCTCGTGGCCTGGAGCATCTGGTCGGCGGTGGTGATGACGCGGCTCGCGGTCTCGTACGCCCGCTGCCCCACGATCATCTGCACCATCTCCTCCACCAGATTGACGTTGCTGCCTTCGAGGAATCCCTGCGAGATCTCGCCGAAGCCTTCCTCTCCCGGAACGCCGGTCACCGGGTCGCCCGACGCGCCCGTGGCGACCGACAGGTTGTGGCCGATGAAGCGCAGTCCGTCGGGGTTGATGAATCGCGCGAGTTGAACGGTGCCGATCTCCTGCGCCTCGGTTTCGCCGTCGAGGATCACCGATACCGTGCCGTCCTGCCCGATCGTGATGTTGAGGGTGTTCTCGGGAATCTGGATCGACGGCTCGAGCGGATCGCCCGTGGCGGTGGTGATCGTGCCTTCGTTATTCACCTTGAAATTGCCGGCGCGCGTGTATGCGATCTCGCCGTTCGGCCGGGTGATCTGAAAGAACCCCGGACCCTCGATGGCGAGATCGAGTTCGTTCGTCGTCTGCTGCGCCTCGCCCTGCTGGAAGATCTTCGAAACCGCGACGGTGCGCGTGCCGAGACCCACCTGCGTACCGCCCGGCGAGGTCACGCCCTCGGCCGTCGCGCCGCCCGGCGCGCGAAGCGTCTGATACAGCAGATCCTCGAAGTCCGCACGGCTGCGTTTGAACGCCGTGGTGTTCACGTTTGCCAAGTTGTTGGCGATCACGTCGATCTTGAGCTGCTGGGCCTGCATGCCCGTGGCCGATGTCCAGAGTGCCCGCATCATGGCGCGTTTCTCCCCGTTAACCTGGGCGCGTGCCCGTTAAGCCTTCGCCAGCGTTTCGCCGGCACGCGAATTGACCTGACTCATTGTGCGAATGGCCGCCTGAAACGCCTCGTACTGCCGACCCGCCGTCACCATCACGGCCATTTCGCGCATGACGTTGACGTTCGAGCCTTCGAGGGCTTTGTCGATGATTTGATAATCGGGCTCCGCGTTGATCGCGGCGGACGCCGACTTGACGAATAGCGACGCGCCCATCTTCCGGAGTTGACGCGGGTCCTGAACGTCCTCGATGCGGACACGGTCGATCTCCTCCGCGCCCACGACGATGGTGCCGTCGGATCGGACCTCGAACTCGGCCCCGACCGGCAGGGTGATCGGGCCGCCCTGCCCCAGCACCGGATCGCCCGACGCGGTGACGAGATTGCCCTCGATATCGAGCCGGAAATTTCCCGCGCGGGTGTACGCCTCGCCGCGCTCCGACTGGACCACGAAATAGCCGCTGCCCTCGATCGCCAGATCGCCCGCCCGGCCCGTGCTCATGATCGGACCGGGGTTCTGATCGGTGGCCGAATCGAGATAGCGATTGATGTTTTTGAGGGAACGACGCGAGAAGTCGAAGTCGCGCCGCGAGATGTAGTCGAGATGCGACTGAAAGACCGACGCGTCGGCCTTGAAGCCGGCCGTGTCGGCGTTGGCCAGATTGTTGGCGACGACATCGAGACGCTGCGTCTCGATTCGACTGCCCAAAACCGCAGCCCACATCGCATTGCTCATGGCGGCCTCCGATGACTCCACGTGGGACTGAAGCAATCGGGGTGCCAAACGACAAATCAGCATAACTCATTGATTAATATGGTCTATTTGTGCGCGTCGGACCGTTCGGCGAAGGCGCGGCCGGGCGTTCGGGGGGCAAGATTTGCCGGGGCGGGCCAGCTTCAGGGCTTCGTCGTCAGACCCGACGCGCGGCCCGCAGCCTCCCGATTCGCGCGATAGAGGATGGCCAGCACCTCGGCGACCGCGCGGTAGAGCTCCGGTGGAATGGGGGCGTCGAGCTTGAGCTTGGCGAGAAATCCCGTGAGATCGCGATCGATGTGGATGGGGATTCCGTGTTCGCGCGCGAGTTCCAGGATGCGTTCGGCGACCTTGCCGAAACCCTTGGCGACAAGTCGTGGCGCGGAGTCCTTGCCCGGTTCGTACTTCAGCGCGGCGGCGTGAAGACGCTCGGTCCCTTCGCCGTCTCCGTCCGCGTTCGTCTTCTCGGGAAGTTTGTCGCGTTCGTCGTCGGTCATACCGTCATCCGAACGCGTCCGGCTTCGCCGCGGGCGCGCGCCAGCAGATGCGTGAGATCGGGAAAAGGCTCTTCGTCGTCCGTGAGTTCGGCGAATCGCACGACCACCGGTTCGGCCAGCGCCGTGAGCGCCGACGTCAGTGCCTCGCGGTGCGGTTCGATGGCATACAAGGCTTCGGCGCGCGCGCGAACCGTCAGGTCGATGCCCGGCATCGCCGCGAGCCGGAAACGCACCTCGCCGAGCCCCGACGTGTCGAGCATCATCTCCACGATGTGCCCGTGCACGTCGGCGCCCGCCTCGGCGTCCTTCTCCCCGCGCCGATATGTCATTCGCACGGGCGCTTCGTCGCCGCCGAGCAGCGGCCATTGCACGTAGAGCGGCTGGTCGAGCGAACGCAGCAGCCGATTCGCGGTTTCCGACGACTCGAGCCATCCCGAAAGCGAGGCAAGGCGCGAGCGGATCGCGTCGATCGTCTTGCCGGGCGATTCGCCTTCGAGCGTCCATGCGCTCTTCGGCAGGGCCAACAGACGCGCGAGAGCCTTCGAGGGACCCGGTCCTTTGGTCAATCCGCGCAACCGATCCATCACGCCGGGTTCGTCGACGCCGAAAAGCTGAAACAGCATCGCGATCGTGCCCGCGTCGGCCGATTTATCGGCGACGGGGTCCACGAGCAGGGAACGCAGGGACGCGAAGAGCGCGCCGGCCTCTCCGCCGGGGTCGAGTTTCCAGAGCGTGTCGCTCAAGATCGCGAGGGCTCGCTCGGCGACTCCCATGCCCGGCCGCCCGAGCGCATTTGGTGCGCCCTGCGCCTCGGCTGAGGTCGTGACCGTATCGGCCCGACGCAGAATCAGATGCGTTCCGGTCCGCTCGATCCGCGCGGTGAATCGCTCTCCCGCAGTCAGTCCGCCAGGGTCCACGACCTCGAAGGTGCGCCCGTGCATTTCGAGTTCGAGCTTGCCGCCGCCCGAACGCAGCACGCGCACGTCGATCCGCGCGTCGTGCGCCGGACGTGTCGTACCCGCTTTCGCGGCATCGCGCAGCGGCAGGTGAATCTCGATGGGCATGCGGAAAGTATGCGGGGATCAGGCCGTGATGTCGATGCGTTTACGAGGGGCTTCGTTCGTGTCATCGTCTTCGTCGTCTTCGCCGTCGCCTTTGTCTTTGCCTTCGCGTTTGGGGCGTTCGTCGCGGATCGTCACGCGCTCGGCGGTGGGCGGCGGCTTCACCTGTTCGTTCGCGCGGGCGTTTTTCTTGATCAGCGCTTCGGCTACCTGCGGGTTCGCGGTGCCGCCCTGCCCTTGATGGACCGACTGGACGCGGTCGATCAGCGGTGCGGACGAAATGATCTGCGCGACACCGATGTTGGCCATAGGCCGGACTCCTCGATCACGCTATCGGCAGAATCTTCCGACTTGAATAGCGGAAGACGCAACAATTGCGCGAAATGTGCGAATTGGGTCCAAATATTCTGATTTTTCTGCCAGGAACCGCCGGTTCATGCGTCGAGAAAAATCAGCCCTCGTAAATCTTCGCGATTTTTTCCTGAAGCGTTTTGGCGGTGAACGGCTTGACGATGTAGTCGGTTACGCCGGCGTGCACGGCCTTGATGATCTTCTCTTTCTCCGACTCGGCCGTGATCATGACGAAGGGGATGTGACGCAGATCGGGATCGGACCGGACGATCTTGAGCAGGTCGAAGCCGTTGAGTTTCGGCATGTTCCAGTCGCTGATGATTAAATCGACCTTCTCGGCGCGGATGATTTCGAGGGCCTTCTGGCCGTCCTCGGCCTCGAAGACGTTTTCGTACCC
This DNA window, taken from Deltaproteobacteria bacterium, encodes the following:
- the flgG gene encoding flagellar basal-body rod protein FlgG, translated to MMRALWTSATGMQAQQLKIDVIANNLANVNTTAFKRSRADFEDLLYQTLRAPGGATAEGVTSPGGTQVGLGTRTVAVSKIFQQGEAQQTTNELDLAIEGPGFFQITRPNGEIAYTRAGNFKVNNEGTITTATGDPLEPSIQIPENTLNITIGQDGTVSVILDGETEAQEIGTVQLARFINPDGLRFIGHNLSVATGASGDPVTGVPGEEGFGEISQGFLEGSNVNLVEEMVQMIVGQRAYETASRVITTADQMLQATSRIV
- the flgF gene encoding flagellar basal-body rod protein FlgF; this encodes MSNAMWAAVLGSRIETQRLDVVANNLANADTAGFKADASVFQSHLDYISRRDFDFSRRSLKNINRYLDSATDQNPGPIMSTGRAGDLAIEGSGYFVVQSERGEAYTRAGNFRLDIEGNLVTASGDPVLGQGGPITLPVGAEFEVRSDGTIVVGAEEIDRVRIEDVQDPRQLRKMGASLFVKSASAAINAEPDYQIIDKALEGSNVNVMREMAVMVTAGRQYEAFQAAIRTMSQVNSRAGETLAKA
- a CDS encoding EscU/YscU/HrcU family type III secretion system export apparatus switch protein gives rise to the protein MTDDERDKLPEKTNADGDGEGTERLHAAALKYEPGKDSAPRLVAKGFGKVAERILELAREHGIPIHIDRDLTGFLAKLKLDAPIPPELYRAVAEVLAILYRANREAAGRASGLTTKP
- a CDS encoding response regulator gives rise to the protein MSANPNMKIIAIDDFSTMRRIIKNLLKQAGYENVFEAEDGQKALEIIRAEKVDLIISDWNMPKLNGFDLLKIVRSDPDLRHIPFVMITAESEKEKIIKAVHAGVTDYIVKPFTAKTLQEKIAKIYEG